The following coding sequences lie in one Sorex araneus isolate mSorAra2 chromosome 4, mSorAra2.pri, whole genome shotgun sequence genomic window:
- the MST1 gene encoding hepatocyte growth factor-like protein isoform X2, with amino-acid sequence MFWMGLWGVTVQPPDGRMGWFLLLLLTQFSGVPGQRSPLNDFQVLRGTELQHLLHSGDSRPWQQNVADAEECAKYCGALLDCRAFHYSVSSQGCQMLPWTQYSPHTQLQRSGGCDLFQKKDYVRNCIIDIGVQYRGTAAVTKEGLPCQHWRHKFPNDHKYTPTPQNGLEENFCRNPDRDPGGPWCYTTDPAKRYQSCGLKSCKEATCFWCNGEDYRGAVDHTESGRECQRWDLQHPHSHPFEPGKFLDKHLDDNYCRNPDGSERPWCYTTDPQLKREFCNLPRCGTNTHRQKEATTFNCFRGKGEGYRGTANTTAAGVPCQRWDAQYPHQHLFEPEKYACKDLRENFCRNPDGSEAPWCFTSRPGMRMAFCYQIRRCADDVRAEDCYHGVGESYRGSVSKTRKGVTCQHWSADTPHKPQFTPASAPHAHLEENFCRNPDADSHGPWCYTTDPGTPFDYCALKRCDQVLFEKCGKRVTRQDQLPRRMRVVGGQPGNSPWTVSLRNRQGHHFCGGSLVKEQWVLTARQCFSSCHMPLLGYEVWLGTLFQNPQPSEPDLQRVPITRLVCGPSGSQLVLLKLERPVILNQRVALICLPPERYVVPPSTKCELAGWGETKGTGDNSVLNVASVKVISNQECNIKHRGRVRENELCTEGLLAPVGACEGDYGGPLACFTHDCWVLQGIIIPNRVCARPRWPAIYIRVSVFTDWIQKVMQLG; translated from the exons ATGTTCTGGATGGGGCTGTGGGGGGTCACAGTACAACCTCCAGACGGGAGGATGGGGTGgttcttgctgctgctgctgacacagttctcaggggttcctG GGCAGCGCTCGCCTTTGAATGATTTCCAGGTGCTTCGGGGTACGGAGCTACAGCACCTGCTACACTCAGGGGACTCCAGACCTTGGCAACAAAATGTGGCAGATGCGGAGGAGTGTGCAAAATATTGCGGGGCCCTGCTGGACTGCAG ggCCTTCCACTACAGTGTGAGCAGCCAGGGTTGCCAGATGCTGCCCTGGACCCAATATTCACCTCATACACAGCTGCAGCGATCTGGGGGTTGTGACCTCTTCCAAAAAAAAG ATTATGTGCGGAACTGCATCATAGACATCGGGGTCCAGTACCGGGGAACCGCAGCGGTCACCAAGGAGGGCCTACCTTGTCAGCACTGGAGACACAAGTTCCCCAATGACCACAA GTACACGCCCACCCCACAGAATGGCTTGGAAGAGAACTTCTGTCGCAACCCTGACAgggaccctggaggtccctgGTGCTACACGACAGACCCTGCCAAGCGTTACCAGAGCTGCGGCCTTAAGTCCTGCAAGGAGG caACCTGCTTTTGGTGCAATGGCGAAGATTATCGCGGGGCCGTGGACCACACCGAGTCAGGGCGCGAGTGTCAGCGCTGGGACCTGCAGCACCCACACTCGCACCCCTTCGAACCCGGCAA GTTCCTAGACAAACACCTGGACGACAACTATTGTCGGAATCCAGATGGTTCCGAGCGGCCCTGGTGCTATACCACTGACCCACAGCTCAAGCGGGAGTTCTGCAACCTTCCCCGTTGCG GGACCAACACACATCGGCAGAAGGAGGCTACGACATTCAATTGCTTCCGTGGGAAGGGCGAGGGCTACCGGGGCACGGCCAACACCACCGCCGCGGGCGTGCCCTGCCAGCGCTGGGACGCGCAGTACCCGCATCAGCATCTCTTCGAGCCGGAGAAATATGCTTGCAA GGACCTTCGCGAGAATTTCTGTCGGAATCCCGACGGCTCGGAGGCACCCTGGTGCTTCACCTCGCGGCCTGGAATGCGCATGGCCTTCTGCTACCAGATCCGGCGCTGCGCCGACGACGTGCGGGCCGAGG ACTGCTACCACGGCGTCGGGGAGAGCTACCGCGGCTCGGTCAGCAAGACCCGCAAGGGCGTCACTTGCCAGCACTGGTCCGCCGATACGCCGCACAAGCCCCA GTTCACGCCCGCCTCGGCCCCCCATGCGCATCTGGAGGAGAACTTCTGCCGGAACCCCGACGCCGACAGCCACGGACCCTGGTGCTACACCACCGACCCGGGGACGCCTTTCGACTACTGTGCCCTGAAGCGCTGCG ACCAGGTGTTGTTTGAGAAATGTGGCAAGAGGGTGACCCGCCAGGACCAGCTGCCCCGCAGGATGCGGGTGGTGGGGGGCCAGCCTGGGAACTCACCCTGGACTGTCAGCTTGCGGAACCG gCAGGGCCATCATTTCTGTGGGGGGTCCCTAGTGAAGGAGCAGTGGGTGCTGACTGCCCGCCAGTGCTTCTCCTCCTG CCACATGCCCCTTCTAGGTTATGAGGTGTGGCTGGGCACCCTGTTCCAGAACCCCCAGCCCTCAGAGCCAGACCTGCAGCGGGTCCCAATCACCAGGCTGGTGTGTGGGCCCTCCGGCTCCCAGCTGGTTCTGCTCAAGCTAGAGAG GCCCGTGATCCTGAATCAGCGTGTGGCCCTGATCTGCCTGCCCCCTGAGCGCTACGTGGTGCCTCCGAGTACCAAGTGTGAACTTGCAGGCTGGGGGGAGACTAAAG GCACAGGGGACAACTCGGTCCTTAACGTGGCCTCAGTGAAAGTCATCTCCAATCAGGAATGTAACATCAAGCACCGAGGGCGTGTGCGGGAGAATGAGCTGTGCACTGAGGGGCTGCTGGCCCCTGTAGGGGCCTGTGAG GGCGACTACGGGGGTCCGCTTGCCTGCTTCACCCATGACTGCTGGGTCCTGCAGGGAATCATCATTCCCAACCGAGTGTGTGCGCGGCCACGCTGGCCAGCCATCTACATTCGCGTCTCTGTGTTTACAGACTGGATCCAAAAGGTCATGCAGCTGGGTTAG
- the MST1 gene encoding hepatocyte growth factor-like protein isoform X1: MFWMGLWGVTVQPPDGRMGWFLLLLLTQFSGVPGQRSPLNDFQVLRGTELQHLLHSGDSRPWQQNVADAEECAKYCGALLDCRAFHYSVSSQGCQMLPWTQYSPHTQLQRSGGCDLFQKKDYVRNCIIDIGVQYRGTAAVTKEGLPCQHWRHKFPNDHKYTPTPQNGLEENFCRNPDRDPGGPWCYTTDPAKRYQSCGLKSCKEATCFWCNGEDYRGAVDHTESGRECQRWDLQHPHSHPFEPGKFLDKHLDDNYCRNPDGSERPWCYTTDPQLKREFCNLPRCGTNTHRQKEATTFNCFRGKGEGYRGTANTTAAGVPCQRWDAQYPHQHLFEPEKYACKDLRENFCRNPDGSEAPWCFTSRPGMRMAFCYQIRRCADDVRAEDCYHGVGESYRGSVSKTRKGVTCQHWSADTPHKPQFTPASAPHAHLEENFCRNPDADSHGPWCYTTDPGTPFDYCALKRCDDKQHPSILEPADQVLFEKCGKRVTRQDQLPRRMRVVGGQPGNSPWTVSLRNRQGHHFCGGSLVKEQWVLTARQCFSSCHMPLLGYEVWLGTLFQNPQPSEPDLQRVPITRLVCGPSGSQLVLLKLERPVILNQRVALICLPPERYVVPPSTKCELAGWGETKGTGDNSVLNVASVKVISNQECNIKHRGRVRENELCTEGLLAPVGACEGDYGGPLACFTHDCWVLQGIIIPNRVCARPRWPAIYIRVSVFTDWIQKVMQLG, encoded by the exons ATGTTCTGGATGGGGCTGTGGGGGGTCACAGTACAACCTCCAGACGGGAGGATGGGGTGgttcttgctgctgctgctgacacagttctcaggggttcctG GGCAGCGCTCGCCTTTGAATGATTTCCAGGTGCTTCGGGGTACGGAGCTACAGCACCTGCTACACTCAGGGGACTCCAGACCTTGGCAACAAAATGTGGCAGATGCGGAGGAGTGTGCAAAATATTGCGGGGCCCTGCTGGACTGCAG ggCCTTCCACTACAGTGTGAGCAGCCAGGGTTGCCAGATGCTGCCCTGGACCCAATATTCACCTCATACACAGCTGCAGCGATCTGGGGGTTGTGACCTCTTCCAAAAAAAAG ATTATGTGCGGAACTGCATCATAGACATCGGGGTCCAGTACCGGGGAACCGCAGCGGTCACCAAGGAGGGCCTACCTTGTCAGCACTGGAGACACAAGTTCCCCAATGACCACAA GTACACGCCCACCCCACAGAATGGCTTGGAAGAGAACTTCTGTCGCAACCCTGACAgggaccctggaggtccctgGTGCTACACGACAGACCCTGCCAAGCGTTACCAGAGCTGCGGCCTTAAGTCCTGCAAGGAGG caACCTGCTTTTGGTGCAATGGCGAAGATTATCGCGGGGCCGTGGACCACACCGAGTCAGGGCGCGAGTGTCAGCGCTGGGACCTGCAGCACCCACACTCGCACCCCTTCGAACCCGGCAA GTTCCTAGACAAACACCTGGACGACAACTATTGTCGGAATCCAGATGGTTCCGAGCGGCCCTGGTGCTATACCACTGACCCACAGCTCAAGCGGGAGTTCTGCAACCTTCCCCGTTGCG GGACCAACACACATCGGCAGAAGGAGGCTACGACATTCAATTGCTTCCGTGGGAAGGGCGAGGGCTACCGGGGCACGGCCAACACCACCGCCGCGGGCGTGCCCTGCCAGCGCTGGGACGCGCAGTACCCGCATCAGCATCTCTTCGAGCCGGAGAAATATGCTTGCAA GGACCTTCGCGAGAATTTCTGTCGGAATCCCGACGGCTCGGAGGCACCCTGGTGCTTCACCTCGCGGCCTGGAATGCGCATGGCCTTCTGCTACCAGATCCGGCGCTGCGCCGACGACGTGCGGGCCGAGG ACTGCTACCACGGCGTCGGGGAGAGCTACCGCGGCTCGGTCAGCAAGACCCGCAAGGGCGTCACTTGCCAGCACTGGTCCGCCGATACGCCGCACAAGCCCCA GTTCACGCCCGCCTCGGCCCCCCATGCGCATCTGGAGGAGAACTTCTGCCGGAACCCCGACGCCGACAGCCACGGACCCTGGTGCTACACCACCGACCCGGGGACGCCTTTCGACTACTGTGCCCTGAAGCGCTGCG ATGATAAGCAACACCCGTCCATCCTGGAGCCGGCAG ACCAGGTGTTGTTTGAGAAATGTGGCAAGAGGGTGACCCGCCAGGACCAGCTGCCCCGCAGGATGCGGGTGGTGGGGGGCCAGCCTGGGAACTCACCCTGGACTGTCAGCTTGCGGAACCG gCAGGGCCATCATTTCTGTGGGGGGTCCCTAGTGAAGGAGCAGTGGGTGCTGACTGCCCGCCAGTGCTTCTCCTCCTG CCACATGCCCCTTCTAGGTTATGAGGTGTGGCTGGGCACCCTGTTCCAGAACCCCCAGCCCTCAGAGCCAGACCTGCAGCGGGTCCCAATCACCAGGCTGGTGTGTGGGCCCTCCGGCTCCCAGCTGGTTCTGCTCAAGCTAGAGAG GCCCGTGATCCTGAATCAGCGTGTGGCCCTGATCTGCCTGCCCCCTGAGCGCTACGTGGTGCCTCCGAGTACCAAGTGTGAACTTGCAGGCTGGGGGGAGACTAAAG GCACAGGGGACAACTCGGTCCTTAACGTGGCCTCAGTGAAAGTCATCTCCAATCAGGAATGTAACATCAAGCACCGAGGGCGTGTGCGGGAGAATGAGCTGTGCACTGAGGGGCTGCTGGCCCCTGTAGGGGCCTGTGAG GGCGACTACGGGGGTCCGCTTGCCTGCTTCACCCATGACTGCTGGGTCCTGCAGGGAATCATCATTCCCAACCGAGTGTGTGCGCGGCCACGCTGGCCAGCCATCTACATTCGCGTCTCTGTGTTTACAGACTGGATCCAAAAGGTCATGCAGCTGGGTTAG